The Anaeromusa acidaminophila DSM 3853 DNA window TGCGGCGCAGCTGCGGCGAAGCGTAAGGCGGAGAGAAAAAGGAGGGACCACTTGATGGAACGTTTGCGTCGGGCCATGATGTTTGTGCCCGGAAATAATCCTGGGATGCTGCAAAATGCAGGTATTTACCAGGCGGATACGGTTATTTTGGATCTGGAGGACTCGGTGGCTATCAGCGAGAAGGATGCCGCGAGAGACTTAGTATATCAAGCCATTAAAACGATTTCGTATCCCTGCGAAGTTGGGGTGCGCATCAATCATATCAGCACTCCTTACGGTCGCAAGGATTTAGAACGGGTGCTGCCGGCGAAGCCGGAGCTGATTCGTCTGCCCAAGGCGGAATCGGCAGAGGAAATTCAAGAAATCGACGCAATTATTACCGCAGCGGAAGAAGCCAACGGCTTTGAACCGGGTTCGATTCGCATGATGGCTGCTATTGAAACAGCAAAGGGTTTGCGCCAGGCTTATGAAATTGCCACTGCTAGCCCGCGTATGGAAGCGTTGGCTATCGGCGGCGAGGATTTCCTGGCGGACTTAAAAACATCCCGC harbors:
- a CDS encoding aldolase/citrate lyase family protein, which gives rise to MERLRRAMMFVPGNNPGMLQNAGIYQADTVILDLEDSVAISEKDAARDLVYQAIKTISYPCEVGVRINHISTPYGRKDLERVLPAKPELIRLPKAESAEEIQEIDAIITAAEEANGFEPGSIRMMAAIETAKGLRQAYEIATASPRMEALAIGGEDFLADLKTSRTRHGGELAVARGQLVLAARAAGVQVIDSVFSDIRDEEGFIAETTRIKEMGFDGKSVVNPRQIKLIYQIFAPAEKEIDLAERILEAYQEALAKNSGVISLNGKMIDTPVVLRAERTLAYAKALGLWKEEEAHD